A genomic stretch from Saccharomyces paradoxus chromosome XVI, complete sequence includes:
- the SYH1 gene encoding Syh1p (similar to YPL105C), which yields MNPINSLAFDLHSVKLADANSDTTALSNSNTPTMNNAALLQRSSSIMDSIGVQRVPSPFVPASNVINEGGTIPINAYDAEITGSTLQIPANQVNNSAFSAASNMHVSASSPSIANEPSSTLPNVASYLYNPTGLAPNVGNQAPPPGIESQWKYIDSNSNIQGPFGTNNMSQWYQGGYFTPTLQICRLATSPEPFGVNDRFIRLGELTTLVNNYQDPFVAFDFIVIRALNAVPLVTPTASEKQTVESRNLKPAANVHSDDFTYEEILDLKFEDGSYYHETQVWVPVNGRHITKVDHIPKISTYTAPISTTPTRPDQRAPLNEGKTPSHKEATSPDKQEASSNITNEEEPIVSVPTEQDEESRGAEENQNVLDEVQPKVEEEDGKDVLSNSKELKSKDTLQMTSEEQKRFAKAELMAQKLLEEQQRQEEEKKRREEQRKLKKEKKLKQKQKKEEEKLKKKKKEEGKLEKEKQKELLNQILTGDADASSPAENTATSATTNLAPWANKQPEGTVYNQISSALEDLKKENSFKKEKKPNRTQLDREQALKLQKEILGSTQTQKAQTGSAWGIKPQQPVKIGIKEELMKDNSNINGQSKINKTNNGDVKLNSTFIEEQKKLWEQVQKKTKKFNRASSLDDFISRTPSPSSTLNSSNTINAWTTVSSKSTTNATSTTAAAVNQPKSYISPDRLRSSGGLPATTKVKVNDKSKQIGSSTSIPTLKARQVKASRIPAYPGNASVSKRQEFLKWCRSQLKLNTGVQTDNVLEMLFSLPPGSESKEIIADTIYSYSSTMDGRRFATDFIKKRSECEEKINDPLSWSEVLAMPEGSSEDWEFQVVGKKKGKRF from the coding sequence ATGAATCCTATCAACTCCTTAGCGTTTGATCTTCACAGTGTTAAGCTTGCAGACGCGAACTCAGATACAACTGCATTATCAAATAGCAATACTCCAACGATGAATAATGCAGCTCTTTTACAAAGATCCTCCTCTATTATGGATTCTATTGGCGTCCAAAGAGTGCCATCTCCATTTGTACCAGCGAGCAATGTGATCAATGAGGGCGGTACTATTCCCATCAATGCATATGACGCTGAAATTACTGGATCCACGCTACAAATACCTGCCAATCAGGTAAATAACAGTGCATTCAGTGCAGCATCTAACATGCACGTGAGCGCCAGCAGCCCTTCCATCGCCAATGAACCGTCGAGCACATTGCCAAATGTAGCTTCTTATCTTTACAATCCTACGGGACTTGCCCCCAACGTTGGCAATCAAGCCCCACCACCAGGGATAGAATCTCAATGGAAGTATATTGACTCTAATAGTAACATCCAGGGGCCTTTTGGTACCAATAATATGTCACAGTGGTATCAAGGGGGATATTTTACTCCAACTTTGCAGATTTGTAGATTAGCGACGTCTCCTGAGCCATTTGGTGTGAATGATCGATTCATTAGACTAGGTGAATTAACTACCCTGGTTAATAATTATCAGGACCCTTTTGTCGCCTTCGATTTCATTGTGATTAGAGCCTTGAATGCTGTTCCGCTCGTTACACCAACCGCATCAGAAAAGCAAACAGTTGAGTCAAGGAATTTGAAACCTGCTGCTAATGTGCATAGCGATGATTTTACGTATGAAGAAATCCTCGATCTTAAGTTTGAAGACGGAAGTTACTATCATGAAACTCAGGTTTGGGTTCCAGTTAACGGCCGCCATATCACGAAGGTAGATCACATCCCAAAAATTTCTACATATACTGCGCCTATATCCACAACTCCTACCAGACCTGATCAAAGGGCACCTTTAAATGAAGGGAAAACTCCTTCACACAAAGAAGCAACTTCCCCAGACAAACAAGAAGCTTCTTCCAATATAaccaatgaagaagagcCCATAGTAAGTGTTCCTACTGAGCAGGATGAGGAATCTCGAGGTGCTGAGGAAAATCAGAATGTATTGGATGAGGTTCAACCAAAGgttgaagaggaagatggGAAGGATGTTCTATCGAATTCTAAGGAGCTGAAAAGTAAAGATACGCTGCAAATGACTTCTGAAGAACAGAAAAGGTTCGCAAAAGCAGAATTGATGGCTCAAAAATTACTGGAAGAGCAACaaagacaagaagaagaaaaaaaaaggagagaaGAACAACGTAAActaaagaaggaaaagaaactgaagcagaagcagaaaaaggaagaagaaaaattaaagaagaagaagaaggaagagGGAAAGttagagaaagaaaagcaaaaagaaTTGCTAAATCAAATTTTAACTGGAGACGCAGACGCCTCATCGCCTGCTGAAAACACAGCAACTTCTGCAACCACTAATTTAGCACCTTGGGCTAATAAGCAACCTGAGGGTACCGTTTATaatcaaatttcttctgcTCTTGAAGACTTGAAGAAGGAGAACtccttcaagaaagaaaaaaaacctaACCGTACTCAGTTAGACCGCGAGCAAGCATTAAAActacaaaaagaaatattagGTTCGACGCAAACTCAGAAAGCTCAAACCGGTTCTGCCTGGGGTATAAAACCACAGCAGCCGGTCAAGATTGgcattaaagaagaattgatGAAGGACAATAGCAATATTAACGGTCAGTCTAAAATCAACAAGACCAATAATGGTGATGTCAAATTAAATTCTACTTTTATTGAAGAGCAGAAAAAGCTATGGGAACAAgtccaaaagaaaactaagAAATTCAACCGTGCTTCTTCACTCGATGATTTTATTTCAAGAACACCTTCTCCATCTTCAACATTGAACTCTTCAAATACAATTAATGCATGGACGACAGTTTCTTCCAAGAGCACTACTAATGCGACCTCTACCACCGCTGCTGCTGTGAATCAACCAAAGTCATATATCAGTCCTGACAGACTGCGTTCTTCTGGGGGGTTACCTGCTACAACAAAAGTCAAAGTGAATGATAAGAGTAAACAAATTGGTTCATCTACTAGTATTCCGACTCTTAAGGCACGCCAAGTTAAAGCATCTCGCATTCCTGCTTATCCCGGTAATGCTTCTGTTTCCAAGCGTCAGGAATTCTTAAAATGGTGTCGGTCTCAACTAAAATTAAATACGGGCGTTCAAACTGATAATGTTTTAGAAATGCTATTTAGCTTGCCCCCAGGTTCTGAATCCAAGGAAATTATTGCCGATACCATATACTCCTACAGTTCGACAATGGACGGTAGAAGATTTGCCACTGATTTCATCAAGAAACGTTCTGAAtgtgaagaaaaaattaacgACCCCTTAAGCTGGAGCGAAGTATTAGCCATGCCTGAAGGAAGTTCTGAAGACTGGGAATTTCAAGTTGTtggtaaaaagaaaggaaaacgaTTTTAG
- the MSD1 gene encoding aspartate--tRNA ligase MSD1 (Mitochondrial aspartyl-tRNA synthetase~similar to YPL104W): MLVRSRVCLQTIARGLVDFPEAYAIRKKFLFRKDTSTIKQLKGLPSGQKIVLNGWIEQKPKRIGKNLIFGLLRDCNGDIIQLVDSKSLLKGFTLEDVIQAEGVLSLKRKLSNEDADEYEVQLEDIIVLNASNKKPAQMQDFKLSAIYPPEFRYLQLRNHKYQEFLKKRSSISKEIRNSFNNLNFTEVETPMLFKATPEGAREFLVPTRIKRSDGKPSFYALDQSPQQYKQLLMAGGINKYYQMARCFRDEDLRADRQPEFTQVDMEMAFADSEDVMKVIEKTVSEVWSKFSKKQGLLTLDGNGTLVPAKKEDGTVSVFRMTYEQAMSLYGIDKPDLRAPDLKIINLGEFNAFSHLNKKFPVFEVMILRNAFSNMKEYKERWSFLTNNNNYNYRVPIVLPIENDEQAQTSWFENFHAIATFENPHLITKFLKLKKGDIVCGCTREPNHSIFENPTPLGRLRQLVLQSEHGKNLYHNVNKDVASWIVDFPLFSPVIIENKPGQKEKFAYPEYEKDRLCSTHHPFTMVKLNDYEKLEETPEKCLGQHYDLVVNGVELGGGSTRVHDPRLQDYIFENILKIDNAYELFGHLLNAFDMGTPPHAGFAIGFDRMCAMICGTESIRDVIAFPKSITGADLVVKSPSVVPERVLEPYNIKYSNSKK; the protein is encoded by the coding sequence ATGTTGGTCCGTTCCAGGGTGTGTTTGCAGACAATCGCTAGAGGGTTGGTAGACTTTCCAGAAGCTTATGCTAttaggaaaaaatttctcttcaGGAAAGATACCTCGACCATCAAACAGCTGAAAGGGCTACCCAGTGGCCAAAAAATAGTGCTCAATGGGTGGATAGAGCAGAAGCCAAAAAGAATAGGGAAAAATCTGATCTTCGGACTCTTAAGGGACTGCAACGGTGACATTATCCAGTTAGTCGATAGCAAATCGTTGCTGAAAGGCTTTACTTTAGAGGATGTGATTCAGGCCGAAGGTGTACTCTCTTTGAAGAGGAAGCTGTCAAATGAGGATGCAGATGAGTACGAAGTGCAATTGGAAGATATTATTGTGTTAAATGCTTCCAATAAAAAACCTGCGCAAATGCAGGATTTCAAATTGTCAGCCATATACCCACCTGAGTTCCGCTATTTACAACTGAGAAATCACAAATATCAAGagtttttaaagaagaggTCCTCTATCTCTAAGGAGATAAGAAATTCCTTTAATAATTTGAACTTTACGGAGGTTGAAACGCCAATGTTATTTAAAGCTACCCCAGAAGGCGCAAGAGAGTTTTTAGTTCCAACAAGGATAAAGAGATCTGATGGTAAACCATCATTTTATGCTCTAGACCAGAGCCCTCAACAATACAAACAACTTCTAATGGCTGGTGGCATCAACaaatattatcaaatgGCAAGGTGCTTCAGAGATGAAGACTTGAGAGCGGACAGGCAGCCTGAGTTCACACAGGTTGATATGGAAATGGCCTTTGCTGATTCTGAAGATGTCATGAaagtcattgaaaaaaccGTTTCTGAAGTATGGAGTAAATTCTCCAAAAAGCAAGGTTTATTGACTTTAGACGGTAACGGTACATTAGTGCctgcaaaaaaagaagatggcACGGTATCTGTCTTCCGTATGACTTATGAACAAGCAATGTCTCTATACGGTATTGACAAACCGGACCTGAGAGCGCCAGATTTGAAGATTATCAATCTAGGCGAGTTCAATGCCTTTAGTcatttgaacaaaaagtTCCCCGTTTTCGAAGTAATGATTTTAAGAAAcgctttttcaaatatgaAAGAGTACAAAGAACGATGGTCGTTTCTGacaaataacaataattaCAACTACAGAGTCCCAATAGTGCTGccaattgaaaatgacGAACAAGCCCAAACAAGTtggtttgaaaattttcatgCAATTGCCACTTTTGAAAACCCACATCTAATAACCAAGTTTctgaaattaaaaaaaggtgaTATTGTATGCGGTTGTACAAGAGAACCAAACcattccatttttgaaaatccCACTCCTCTGGGAAGATTGAGACAGTTGGTCTTGCAAAGTGAGCATGGGAAAAATCTTTATCATAATGTCAATAAGGATGTTGCTTCATGGATTGTTGATTTCCCGTTATTTTCTCCCGTTATAATTGAAAACAAGCCTGgtcaaaaagaaaagtttgcATATCCGGAGTATGAAAAGGATAGACTATGTTCCACGCATCATCCTTTTACTATGGTGAAACTTAACGACTACGAAAAATTAGAGGAGACGCCAGAAAAGTGCTTGGGTCAGCATTATGACCTTGTAGTTAACGGTGTGGAGCTTGGTGGGGGCTCAACAAGAGTCCACGATCCAAGATTGCAAGACTATATTTTCGAGAATATTCTCAAGATAGATAATGCATATGAACTATTTGGTCATTTACTGAACGCTTTCGATATGGGTACACCACCACACGCTGGATTTGCTATTGGTTTTGATCGGATGTGCGCCATGATCTGTGGGACTGAGAGTATAAGGGATGTAATTGCCTTCCCGAAAAGTATTACTGGAGCAGATTTAGTTGTCAAGAGCCCAAGTGTGGTACCTGAAAGGGTTCTGGAACCTtataatatcaaatatagcaattcaaaaaagtgA
- the DPC25 gene encoding Dpc25p (similar to YPL107W) has protein sequence MIRSHGWTLLNRFYPVRSFTRYSKIDMTFEGNTQDISTSIEERMSTVFGGRLKGEPPRSTSRVLSGGMKKIAGVQVPAKPQEPDNCCMSGCVNCVWEIYSEDLRDWKHRRKEAAEKIAGTEERWPKDWNPPLGLLHMENVPMELREKKLEIDSRKAEQPHDLSTIKSLFPRRKGPLPKSVLAAKRKNIALRHKHEQEEGADQTVDELDADEGWEDIPVYVKAFAEFESKKRLQKIRRQEELKKRTALV, from the coding sequence ATGATAAGAAGTCATGGATGGACATTACTCAACAGATTTTATCCAGTGCGGAGCTTCACAAGATACTCTAAGATAGATATGACTTTTGAAGGAAACACTCAAGATATCTCTACTTCTATCGAAGAGAGAATGTCCACTGTGTTCGGAGGACGGCTAAAGGGTGAGCCACCAAGATCTACAAGTAGAGTGCTAAGTGGTggaatgaagaaaatagcaGGTGTACAAGTGCCTGCAAAACCGCAAGAACCTGATAACTGTTGCATGTCAGGCTGTGTAAACTGTGTCTGGGAGATATATAGTGAGGATCTGAGAGACTGGAAACATAGAAGGAAAGAGGCTGCGGAAAAGATTGCAGGGACTGAGGAGAGGTGGCCTAAAGACTGGAATCCACCTTTGGGATTGTTACATATGGAAAACGTCCCGATGGAGTTACGTGAAAAGAAGCTGGAAATCGATAGTAGGAAAGCAGAACAACCTCATGATTTATCCACTATCAAAAGTTTGTTTCCTAGGAGGAAGGGGCCCCTGCCCAAAAGTGTCTTGGCAGCCAAGAGGAAAAATATTGCTTTGAGACACAAACATGAACAAGAGGAGGGGGCAGACCAAACAGTCGATGAATTAGATGCTGATGAAGGCTGGGAAGATATTCCTGTTTACGTCAAAGCATTTGCCGAGTTtgaatcaaagaaaagattacAAAAGATTCGCCGACAAGAAGagctaaaaaaaagaacagcTTTAGTTTGA
- the SSE1 gene encoding adenyl-nucleotide exchange factor SSE1 (ATPase component of heat shock protein Hsp90 chaperone complex~similar to YPL106C) — MSTPFGLDLGNNNSVLAVARNRGIDIVVNEVSNRSTPSVVGFGPKNRYLGETGKNKQTSNIKNTVANLKRIIGLDYNHPDFDQESKHFTSKLVELDDKKTGAEVRFAGEKHVFSATQLAAMFIDKVKDTVKQDTKANITDVCIAVSPWYTEEQRYNIADAARIAGLNPVRIVNDVTAAGVSYGIFKTDLPEGEEKPRIVAFVDIGHSSYTCSIMAFKKGQLKVLGTACDKHFGGRDFDLAITEHFADEFKTKYKIDIRENPKAYNRILTAAEKLKKVLSANTNAPFSVESVMNDVDVSSQLSREELEELVKPLLERVTEPVTKALAQAKLTADEVDFVEIIGGTTRIPTLKQSISEAFGKPLSTTLNQDEAIAKGAAFICAIHSPTLRVRPFKFEDIHPYSVSYSWDKQVEDEDHMEVFPAGSTFPSTKLITLNRTGDFSMAASYTDITQLPPNTQEHIANWEITGVQLPEGQDSVPVKLKLRCDPSGLHTIEEAYTIEDIEVEEPIPLPEDAPEDAEQEFKKVTKTVKKDDLTIVAHTFALDAKKLNELIEKENEMLAQDKLVAETEDRKNTLEEYIYTLRGKLEEEYAPFASDAEKTKLQGMLNKAEEWLYDEGFDSIKAKYIAKYEELASLGNIIRGRYLAKEEEKKQAIRSKQEASQMAAMAEKLAAQRKAEAEKKEEKKDTEGDVDMD; from the coding sequence atgaGTACTCCATTCGGTTTAGATTTAGGTAACAACAACTCTGTCTTGGCTGTTGCTAGAAACAGAGGTATTGACATTGTCGTTAACGAAGTCTCCAACCGTTCTACCCCATCTGTTGTTGGTTTCGGTCCAAAGAACAGATACTTGGGTGAAACTGGTAAGAACAAACAGACTTCCAATATCAAGAACACTGTCgccaatttgaaaagaattattgGTTTGGATTACAACCATCCAGATTTCGACCAAGAATCTAAGCATTTCACCTCTAAGTTGGTTGAATTAGACGACAAGAAGACTGGTGCTGAAGTCAGATTTGCTGGTGAAAAACATGTTTTTTCCGCTACTCAATTAGCTGCCATGTTCATCGACAAAGTCAAGGACACCGTCAAGCAAGATACTAAAGCCAATATCACCGATGTTTGTATCGCCGTCTCACCTTGGTACACCGAAGAACAACGTTACAACATTGCTGATGCTGCTAGAATTGCCGGTTTGAATCCTGTTAGAATCGTCAACGACGTTACTGCTGCCGGTGTTTCTTATGGTATTTTTAAGACTGATTTGCCTGAAGGTGAAGAAAAGCCAAGAATTGTTGCTTTCGTTGATATTGGTCACTCTTCTTACACATGTTCTATCATGGCTTTCAAGAAGGGTCAATTGAAGGTCTTAGGTACTGCATGTGACAAGCATTTCGGTGGTAGAGACTTCGATTTGGCTATTACCGAACACTTCGCTGATGAGTTCAAGACTAAGTACAAGATTGACATAAGAGAAAATCCAAAGGCCTACAACAGAATTTTGACTGCTGCtgaaaagttgaagaaagttTTGTCCGCTAATACCAATGCACCATTCTCTGTTGAATCCGTCATGAACGATGTTGATGTTTCCTCCCAATTATCCCGTGAggaattggaagaattggttAAGCCATTGTTGGAGCGCGTTACTGAACCAGTTACTAAAGCTCTTGCTCAAGCCAAATTAACTGCTGATGAAGTCGATTTTGTCGAAATTATTGGTGGTACTACTCGTATCCCAACTTTGAAGCAATCTATTTCTGAAGCTTTCGGCAAGCCATTGTCTACCACTTTGAATCAAGATGAAGCCATTGCTAAGGGTGCCGCCTTCATTTGTGCCATCCACTCTCCAACTCTAAGAGTTAGACCATTCAAGTTTGAGGATATCCATCCTTACTCTGTTTCTTACTCTTGGGATAAACAAGTTGAGGACGAAGACCACATGGAAGTCTTCCCAGCAGGCTCAACCTTCCCATCTACCAAATTGATTACTTTGAACCGTACTGGTGACTTTTCAATGGCTGCTAGCTATACCGACATCACACAGTTACCACCAAACACTCAAGAACACATCGCCAACTGGGAAATCACTGGTGTTCAATTACCAGAAGGCCAAGACTCTGTTCCTGTTAAGTTAAAGTTGAGATGCGACCCATCTGGTCTACACACAATTGAAGAGGCCTACACCATCGAAGATATTGAAGTTGAAGAACCTATTCCATTACCAGAAGATGCTCCAGAAGATgctgaacaagaatttaAGAAGGTCACTAAGACTGTAAAAAAGGATGACTTGACCATCGTTGCACACACCTTTGCCCTAGACGCCAAAAAGTTGAATGaattaattgaaaaagaaaatgaaatgcTTGCCCAAGATAAGCTAGTTGCTGAGACTGAAGACCGTAAGAACACTCTTGAAGAGTATATTTACACATTACGTGGTAAGTTGGAAGAGGAGTATGCTCCATTTGCTTCCGATGCTGAAAAGACCAAATTGCAAGGTATGTTAAACAAAGCTGAAGAGTGGTTATATGACGAAGGTTTCGATTCCATTAAAGCTAAGTACATTGCCAAATACGAAGAATTGGCTTCTCTAGGTAACATTATTAGAGGTAGATACTTGGCCaaggaggaagaaaagaagcaagCTATAAGATCTAAGCAAGAAGCTTCCCAAATGGCTGCTATGGCTGAAAAGTTGGCTGCTCAAAGGAAGGCAGAAgctgaaaagaaggaggaaaagaaggataCCGAAGGTGATGTCGACATGGACTAA
- the CQD1 gene encoding Cqd1p (similar to YPL109C) yields MSFLKFTYRNSWRYYSQSTRHLHKISIRQLIIPTSIAFYLTHNSVSKQYRLIYNDSLKPDPKGDTFEMGLYVSSENELQEKLISFRSTKIIESPNKLIRCLRILWFGFNDNVVEPVCTILRFLEISAIFLPLLLLYPISWFGHKFRVTDTNITETRGSLIWCQLLRKALELAGPSFIKLGQWAGSRTDIFSHALCHELGKLHSNVSAHSLSFTLKKLSQALKVDKIEDAFDEFNRTPIGVGSIAQVYVGELSQKYIDKYDNIQIGKDGNRWCAIKILHPNVRSQIRRDLKIMKFFADTINWIPTMEWLSLPSEVNQFSILMNIQLDLRIEALNLERFNENFKNSIQVKFPKPFLPLSNRDVMFEEHVYGLSMEKFLSTKKQIDDVELCKKVSDPFVDAFLQMLILDDFVHADLHPGNVIIRFVKTNKYGTNIISSELESFRITHALRRKIEENRDQDFVGELKSVLTNYTPQICFIDTGIITELNEKNRINFIALFNALARFDGYRAGELMIERSRTPETAIDKEVFAFKVEKLVDKVKQRTFTLGTVSIGDLLDQMLSMVRSHHVRMESDFVSVVVAILLLEGIGRQLDPNLDLFESSLPILREFGFKREAKSLLKDASTLSMLKIWVGLEVRQLMHLSMKQIYDLVRTDQLCPNY; encoded by the exons ATGTCGTTTTTAAAATTCACTTATAGAAACTCTTGGCGATACTATAGCCAGTCCACACGGCATTTGCATAAAATATCTATAAGACAGCTAATAATACCTACATCAATCGCTTTTTATTTGACCCATAATTCAGtttcaaaacaatatcGTTTGATATACAATGACTCCCTAAAACCGGATCCCAAAGGTGACACTTTCGAAATGGGCCTCTACGTTTCTTCCGAAAACGAATTGCAGGAAAAGCTCATATCCTTCAGGTCGACAAAGATCATTGAATCACCCAATAAACTAATAAGATGTCTAAGGATTCTTTGGTTCGGTTTCAACGATAATGTTGTCGAACCTGTATGCACCATTTTAAGGTTTTTAGAGATTTctgccatttttttaccCCTTCTGCTGTTGTACCCCATATCATGGTTCGGTCATAAATTTAGAGTTACGGATACCAATATAACTGAAACTCGAGGTTCATTAATTTGGTGCCAACTGCTGCGTAAAGCATTGGAATTGGCTGGTCCTAGTTTCATTAAACTCGGACAATGGGCAGGGTCGAGAACCGATATATTCTCTCACGCCTTGTGTCATGAATTAGGTAAATTGCATAGTAACGTGTCAGCACACTCTCTAAGCTTTACCCTAAAAAAGCTTTCCCAAGCTTTGAAGGTTGACAAGATTGAAGATGcttttgatgaatttaatCGTACACCAATCGGAGTTGGGTCCATCGCACAAGTTTACGTGGGTGAATTATCTCAGAAGTACATTGAtaaatatgataatatacaaaTCGGAAAGGATGGAAATCGCTGGTGTGCAATCAAGATTTTGCATCCAAATGTAAGATCTCAGATCCGGAgagatttgaaaataatgaaattttttgctgaCACAATAAATTGGATTCCGACTATGGAATGGCTGTCCTTACCCAGCGAAGTCAATCAATTTTCCATATTAATGAATATTCAGTTGGATCTAAGAATCGAAGCGTTGAACTTAGAAAGattcaatgaaaatttcaaaaattctattCAGGTGAAGTTTCCAAAACCGTTTCTTCCCTTATCAAATAGGGATGTTATGTTCGAAGAGCATGTATATGGCCTCTCCAtggaaaagtttttatCTACGAAAAAGCAAATTGACGATGTTGAACTTTGTAAGAAGGTCAGCGATCCTTTCGTTGACGCGTTTCTACAAATGTTGATTCTTGATGATTTTGTTCATGCTGATCTGCATCCCGGCAATGTTATAATCAGATTTGTCAAGACGAACAAATACGGCACAAACATCATATCCTCCGAACTTGAATCGTTCAGGATAACGCACGCCTTAAGGAGGAAAATAGAGGAAAACCGAGATCAGGACTTTGTTGGAGAACTAAAGTCCGTCTTGACTAATTACACTCCTCAAATATGTTTCATCGATACAGGAATAATTACAGAactgaatgaaaaaaacagaataaATTTCATAGCGCTATTTAATGCATTGGCTCGATTTGATGGTTATAGGGCTGGTGAGTTGATGATTGAAAGGTCAAGGACTCCAGAAACAGCCATTGATAAGGAAGTATTTGCTTTCAAAGTTGAAAAGCTAGTGGATAAAGTTAAACAAAGAACATTTACACTGGGAACTGTCTCAATTGGTGATTTGCTCGACCAAATGCTAAGTATGGTACGGTCCCATCATGTTAGAATGGAATCTGATTTTGTTTCTGTGGTAGTTGCTATTTTACTTTTGGAAGGTATTGGACGCCAATTAGATCCAAACTTGGACTTATTTGAAAG TTCGCTGCCTATATTACGTGAATTTGGGTTTAAGCGGGAAGCCAAAAGTCTCTTGAAAGATGCAAGCACATTATCAATGCTCAAGATATGGGTTGGTTTAGAAGTGCGTCAATTAATGCATCTCTCGATGAAACAAATATATGATCTTGTCAGGACTGACCAGCTGTGTCCTAattattaa
- a CDS encoding uncharacterized protein (similar to YPL108W), translated as MKELSDRGKATKMVEENYSTGFRKPHGEKDQSVTKPISLDSRTGEVIVRKSTGKTKIRKGQTEEEYKQQLRHYFKVEEGPVRTKVGWMDEVDLLAEIRDGKYDISNKHQRQVLSGFCHRLFYRRKYEDCLNLSTYLLGLFEPFNVKNKMKRELEELEYMIEQCRGHTL; from the coding sequence ATGAAGGAATTGTCTGATAGAGGGAAAGCAACAAAAATGGTGGAAGAAAACTACAGTACAGGTTTTAGGAAGCCCCACGGAGAAAAGGACCAATCAGTGACTAAGCCAATCTCTTTAGATAGTAGAACAGGTGAAGTGATTGTCAGAAAATCGACGGGGAAGACCAAAATACGTAAAGGTcaaacagaagaagagtaTAAACAGCAGTTGCGGCACTACTTCAAAGTGGAAGAAGGCCCTGTGCGGACAAAGGTCGGATGGATGGATGAAGTGGATCTTTTGGCAGAGATCCGGGACGGCAAGTACGACATCTCCAATAAGCACCAACGACAAGTACTTAGTGGTTTCTGTCATCGTCTGTTTTACCGACGTAAGTACGAGGATTGCCTGAACCTCAGCACCTACTTGCTGGGGCTCTTCGAACCGTTCAACGTGAagaataaaatgaaaagggaGCTTGAAGAGTTAGAATATATGATCGAACAGTGTCGTGGACATACATTATAA